GCTGATAAAGCGTAGCGTAAATACCAGTACGGTCTGCCCCCGCCTTACAATGCATCCATATTGGGTATTCGACAGATCCGAATATTTCTGTTGCATGTCGGATACGAGCGGCGTCCAGCATACTGCGTGAGTAAATGTCAATATCTACCAGACGAATCCCAAGTTTCGCGCACTGTTCGCGTTCAAAGGCCAGATAAGCGGAATTAGTATTGGTACCTTTAAGATTAAGAATCGTCTTGATGCCGTATTTTTTTACCACGCGGCGTAACTGCCACATGGTGGGTTGCGAGGAACGAAAAGCCTCTTCAGAAATGCGATGAAAATTGAAGCGAACAATATTAGTAACATTATGCTCAATTAGCATGGCATGGAG
The DNA window shown above is from Gammaproteobacteria bacterium and carries:
- a CDS encoding conserved hypothetical protein (Evidence 4 : Unknown function but conserved in other organisms), whose protein sequence is MSFDLKTHRGRTIAWLHAMLIEHNVTNIVRFNFHRISEEAFRSSQPTMWQLRRVVKKYGIKTILNLKGTNTNSAYLAFEREQCAKLGIRLVDIDIYSRSMLDAARIRHATEIFGSVEYPIWMHCKAGADRTGIYATLYQHFRKNIPIDQTNQLKLWPFGHNKYSSAGKFDHYLEHFLAYHKHHPEVGLLEWAENVSDRDAIERQFKENRLASFFNDYLLRRE